The sequence GTCTCCTCGAGGAAGGCCAGCGCCGTACGCAGGTACCGCGGTTCGTACCGGTCGACGTGACGGACCGTGAGCGCACGCCGTGTCGACAGACCCGGGTCGTAGTCCACCGTCGTCCCGGGCGACAGGTTGCCCATGACGAGGTAGGTTCCGCCGCGCCGGAGGGTGGTGAGGCCCTCGGCGAAGGCGGCGGGCACCCCGGTGAGTTCGACCGCGCCGTCGGGACCGCGTCCTCCGGTGAGGTCGAGCACCTTGCTGCGGCGCTCCTCCGAGTCGGGCACGCGCTGGATGTCGATCGTCTCGTGAGCGCCGAACCGCTTCGCGAGTTCGAGGCGGGAGGCGACGCCGTCGACGACGATGACACGGTTGCCCCGGTGCGCGAGGATGGCGGTCGCGTACAGCCCGAGGCCGCCGGCGCCCTGGATCATCACGGTCTCGTCGGGGCGGAAGCCGACCTGATCGAGGCCGAAGAGCACCTGGGCCAACGCGCAGTTCGCCGATGCGGCGACGCCGTCCGGCAGGTCCTCGCGCACCTTGTACACGTACTGGCGCGGCGCGATGTAGTAGTGCGTGGCGTACGACGTGTGGAAGTGCGGCCACTCGTCCGGGCTCTTCGTGTAGTGCTCGTACGCGTTGTCGCACAGGTTCCACTCGCCGCGCACGCAGTGGAAGCACCGCTCGCAGGTCTGGAAGTAGGGCGCGACGATGCGGTCGCCGACCTGCAGAGGCTCCCCGGCATTGTCGACCGTCCGGCCGTCGCCGAGCGCCACGACGACGCCGACCATCTCGTGACCGAGGCCTCCGCTCTTCTTCTGCGGGTGCTTGCCGTTCCAGATGTGCAGCTCCGAGCCGCACACGTTCGCCCGCAGGACGCGCATCACGATGGCCCCGGGGGCGGGCTCGGGCACGTCGTACGAACGGAGCTCGAGCCGGCCCGGTTCGGTCATGTACGCGAGCGTGCCGGAAGCGTTAGCCATGGTTCCTCCTGGTGATGAATGGATGCATGCCGCCCGGCCCGGTCACATCAGACTCGGCAGCAGCGTGACGATGCCGGGCACCGCGATCAGTATCGCGATCACGAGCAGGTCCGAGGCGATGAACGGGAGTGCGCTCTTGTAGATGTCCCCCATCGTCATCGAGGTGGGCGCGTACTGCCTGATCACGAACAGGGACATCCCGAACGGCGGTGTCACCGTGCCGATCTGGATGGCGACGATCATGATGATGCCGAACCAGATCGGGTCGAAGCCGGCCACCGCCACGATCGGCATGAACAGGGGGATGGTGAGCAGCACGATGGCGATCGACTCCAGGAACAGGCCCAGGATGATCACGATCACCAGCATGATGACCAGCAACAGCGTCGGGTTGCCCGTGAGGCCCGTGATGAACTCCACGAATGCCGTGACACTGCCGCTGCCCGCCAGCACCCGCCCGTAGATCGCGGCGCTCGCGATGATCAGGAAGATCATCCCGGTTGCGAGGAGGGTGTGCTTGAAGGCCTCGACGAGCACGGCGCGCGTGAGCCGCCGGAAGACGACCAGCAGCAGCACCGTCGCACCCACGGCGACGGCCGCGGCCTCGGTCGGTGTGGCGATGCCGAACAGGATCAGGAGCAGCACGCCGACGATGATCGTCAGCATCCCGAAGAGGCTCACGAGCGAGCCCTGCTTCTCCGCGGGCGAGCTCGCGGTAGCCAGCGCGGCCGCGGTCGTCTTCGCCCGCGTCAGGAGCGCGCCACCGGGAGCCCCGGATGCCTCGCCGGCCGGCGCCGGCCCGCCCGGTGCCGACGGGCGCAGCGATGCGCCCGCCCGACGGCTGGGGCGTTCGGCGCCGCCGAAGAAGTACGCCCACACGGCGACGACGATGGCGTAGCCGATCGCCATCGCGATGCCCGGCAGGATTCCGGCGATGAGCAGCGGACCGACGGGAACGCCCGCGGTCGCGCCCCACACGATGACGACCGTGCTCGGCGGCAGGATCATCGCGAGCCCGCCGGAGCCCAGCACCGATCCCACCGCGAGCCTGGGCGAGTAGCCACGACGCGCCATCTCGGGCACGAGGGTCCCGCCCAGCATCGCCGTGGACGCCATAACGGACCCGGAGAGGACGCCGAGGAGGGCGCCCATGCCGACGGAGATGAACGCGAGACGGCCGGGCAGTCGTTTCAGCCCGCGCTCCACCGCGGCGATGGCGTCGAAGGCGAGCCCGGATCGGAAGAAGAGCTCACCCATGAGGATGAACATCGGAATCGCCGTCAGGGTGAAGGTCGCGAGGCCCGACACCATCGAGACGACGGTCATCTCGATGCCCGGTCCGAATCCGTAGAGGATGACGGCGCCGATCGCCGACACGACGAGGAGGGCGATCGCGACGGGGAACCGCAGCGAGAGCATGATCGCGAGGCCCGCGACGAAGAGCACCAGCCAGCCCATGGGGTCGAGTCCGCCCATGCTCACTCACCCCCCGCTTCCATCGCCACGGCGGGCACCGCGTCGCGAGCCTGCCGAGCGCGCTGGATGCCGCTCAACAGCTCGTTCGCGGCCAGCAGCACGAGTCCGATGAAGAGCGCGAGCATGAGGACCCATCTGGGCAGTCCGAACGTCGAGCCCATCTTGATCCCGGTGGACAGGTCGCGCGCGAGCATCTGCACCGCGAACCAGGCGAGGGCCGCGGCGATGACCGAGGTGCCGAAGCGCGAGAAGACGTCGGCGACGTGGCGCGCACGCGAGAACCGCGGCGGGATGAGGTCGACTCGCACGTTCCGATCGCGCAGCGCGACATACCCCAGGGCGAGGAAGACGGTGAGCGCGAGCGCGAACTCCGTGGATTCGAACAGGAAGCGGTTGGGCTGCCGGAAGACGTACCGCAACACCACCCCTCCGATCGTGGCGACGGCGATGTAGGCGAGCGTGACGGCGGCGAGCGTAGCGCTCGCCACCGTCACCGCCTTGATGAGTCGTGTCATGGTGCGAAGGTCGCCGTTCCCCGTCAGTTGCCTTCGTAGAACGCCCGGACCTCGGCGGCCCGCGGGACGCGCGCCTCGAGGAGGTCCCAGCCGATGTCACGCGCCTGCTGCTGGAATCGCTCGATGCCGGCCTCGGTCGGAAGGAGCTGTTCCTTGCCCTCGCTCTCCCATTGGGCGTACTCCTCCTCGATGATCGGGCCGTAGATCTCGGGGAGCTCGCGCTCGACCTCGGCGACCGCGTCGGTCAGCGCCTCCTGCGAGCGCTCGTCCAGCGAGTTCCAGGTGTCGAGGTTCATCAGCAGCGGGTAGCGGATCGTCAGGTACGGCGCACGGTACGACGCCTGGATGGGCTCGGCGATGCCGAGCGCGTACATCCCGGTGTTGCCGGCCGCGAAGCCGTCGATGGTGCCACGCTCCATGGCCGTGTAGATCTCGCCGACCGGCATGTTCACGACCTCAGCGCCCAGCGCCTCGAGCATCGGCTGCTGCGTCGGGCCGCCGCGCATGAGCCACCCGCTCAGGTCGGGATTCTCGAGGTCGATCTCGGGCCACCGGTCGCCGAAGTGCAGCATGTAGGCCATGTCGGAGATGGTGGCTCCGAGGACGTGCAGTCCGACCTCCTCGTGCCACTCGTTGATGAGGTCGAGGGCACCGTTCTCCCGGTCCTCGGCGGGCTGGTTCGGGGTGAGGTCGAAGACCTCGGCCTCCGGCAGGATCTGCGTGTAGTAGGCGCTCGAGACGTTCGCGAGGTCGAGCGCGCCGCTCTGCACGTTCTCGGCGGCGTCGTTCGGCGTGATCGCCTCGGGTCCACCGACGTACTCGATGGTGATCCAGGGAGCGTCTTCCTCGAGCTTCTCGACGATCCGCCACAGGCCGAGATTCTCGGGCGCATCCTTGGTCTGCGTGGTCGCGAGACGCAGCGTGACCTCGCCGCCCTCGGCCATCGCTCCGCCTCCGGCCCCGCCTCCGAGGCAGCCCGTCATCGTCATGGTGAGTGCCGCAGCGAAGGCGGCGACACCCAGTGTGCGAGCTCTGTTCTTCCTGGACATCTTTGTCGTTCCTTTGGTGTGAGAGTTCGGACTGCCTCTACGGCAACACGAGTGATCGTATGACAATCAGGTGAAATTGCAAACACCCGACGCGTCATCGGTTGCGTATTTCCGCGTCATTGCCGAAGATGGATGAGCGCGCTGCGTTCACGTCTGTACTATTGTCAGACGATATCTGCCCTGCGCGATACAGAGAGGTAGCTCGCATGACGACCGATGTCCGGCACCGGATCACGGTGGTGCGATACGGCACCCGAACGGGTCATCGCCACCAGATGTTCCTCAACGACCACCTGTCGTCCGTGCCGGACGCCGAGATCGACATGGACTACTTCTTCTGGGTGGTGGACGGCCCGGCCGGGGTGTTCGTCGTCGACACCGGGTTCTCACGGGCCGGCGGCGCGGCCCGGGGGCGCGAGCTGCTCGCCGACCCGAAAGACCTCTTCGCGGCGGCCGGCGCCGACCCCGCTTCGGCTCCCACCGTCATCGTGACGCACGGCCACTACGACCATGTGGGCAACATCGACGCGTTCGGGTCGTCGACGGTCGTCATGGCACAGGCCGAATTCGACTTCTGGACCGGCCCGCTCGCCGGCCGCGCCCACTTCGCGCATTCGACCGACGCCTCCGACGTCGCGGCGCTGCGACAGGCGGCCGCATCCGGTCGGCTGCGCACCTTCGAGGGCCGACTCGAGGTCGCGCCCGGGCTGACGCTCATCGAGGTCGGTGGCCACACGCCCGGTCAGTGCATCGTGCTCGTCGAGACGACGGAAGGCGCCGTGCTGCTCACCAGCGACGCCGCGCACTACTACGAGGAGCTGGAGGCGGACCGGCCGTTCGCGGTCGTCGCGGACCTCCCGGCCATGTACGAGGCCTTCGACCTCGTGAACGCGATGGTCGCCGACGGCACGGCTGCACACGTCATCGCCGGGCACGACCCCTCGGTGACGCACCGCTATCAGCGGTACGCGACCGGCGAGGAGGTCGGTGTCGTGCTGCAGATCGGCGAGCCGGCCACGAAGGAAGGATGACGATGGAGCACTCAGGACGGTTCTCGGGCCAGGTGGCGGTGGTGACGGGCGGCGGTGGCGGCATCGGCAGCGCCTCCGCCCGCCGTCTCTCACAGGACGGCGCCGCGGTCGTCGTCGTGGATCGCGATCTCGAATCCGCCCAGCGCGTCGTCGACTCCCTTCCGGGTCAGGCCATCGCGGTCGCAGCGGATGTCTCGGAGGAAGCCGGCGTCGCCGAGTACATCGACCGGGCCGTGGAGGCGTTCGGCAGGGTCGACCTGCATCACCTCAATGCCGGCATCTTCGGCGGGTTCACCGAGCTCGTCGATCAGGACGTCGCCGAGTTCGACCGGGTCATGGCGGTCAACGTCAGGGGGACGTTCCTCGGCGTCCGCGCCGCGTTCCAGCGCTATCGCACGCAGGGGACCCGCGGAGCGGTCGTCCTGACGGGCTCGATCGCCGGGCACACCGGCAGCGCCGATCTGCTGCCCTACCAGGTCTCAAAGCACGCCGTCGGCGGGCTCGTGCACGCCGCGGCCGTCTATGGCGGGCCTCTCGGCGTACGCGTGAACGCGGTGGCTCCGGGGATCGTGCCGACCGCGCTGTTCGCGTCGGCCGGCGACGGCCAGCTCGGCGGCGGGAACGACATGGTGCGTCGCGCGAGCACGACTCCGCTGCGTCGCGCCGGCACACCCGAGGAGATGGCCGGTGTCGCGGCGTTCCTGCTCAGTGAGGACGCCGGATACGTCACGGGCCAGATCGTCGTCGCCGACGGCGGCGCCACCATCGTCAACACCGTGCGCCCCTCCGGGGGTGCGGGTGCCTGGTCGACGGGCGCCGTCGACGATGCGATGTACGGCGAGGGGTGGGGACGATGACACACGGTGCCCGACCCGTCGGCTTCATCGGCCTGGGCAACATGGGCGGCCGGATGGCCCGACGTTTGCGTGACGCGGGCGTCGACGTGCTCGGGTTCGACCCGCGGGCCGGCGTAGCCGAGGAGATCGGCGTGCGGGCGGCGACCTCTTCGGGAGCGGTGTTCGCCGACGCGTCGATCGTGCTGCTCTCGCTGCCCGACGACAACGTGGTGCGATCGGTGATGACCGATCCCGCCGTGCGCGAGGAGCTCCGCGCGGACCACCTCGTGATCGACCTCAGCACGTCGGCGCCCGAGGTCTCGCAGCAGCTCGCGACGGAGGTCGCAGCGCGCGGCGCGCGGTTCCTGGACGCGGGGATCTCAGGTGGTGCCGCTGCCGCGGAGGCCGGCACGCTCACCATCATGATCGGCGGGGACGCCGCGGACGTCCAACGCGCGGAACCGGTCTTCGCGCCGTTCGCGAGCCGTGTGATCCACTGCGGGCCGAGCGGGGCGGGGCACACCGTCAAGCTGCTCAACAACTTCCTCAACGCCGTCACCCTTTCGGCAACCGCCGAGGTGATGGTCGCCGCCAAGAAGGCCGGCCTCGACCTGGCGACGGTCCTCGAGGTGATCAATGCGAGCTCGGGCGTCTCCTTCGCGAGCCAGAAGCGCTTCCCGGCGATCATCCAGGGCGACTACCTGGAGGGCGGCCTGACGAACACCCTCATGCTGAAGGACGTCGCGCTGTACCTGTCCATGTTGTCGAGCCTGGGCGTCGCGAGCCTGAACGCGCCGGGCCCCGTCGCCAGCTTCGGTCTCGCCCGCTCGCTCGGCTACGCCGACCGCATCAGCAACACCGTCGTGGACGCGATCGGGGATGTGTCCGGCGGCATCCGACTCCACGAACCCACCCCCTCAGAGGACGGCACGCCATGATCATCACGTCAGCGCACGACCAAGCGGGAACTGCGGGGAAGAAGGGGTCCCAGTTCACCGGGGCCGCCTATCCCTACCTCACCATGCCCGCGACCGACGGCGTCACGATCAACACCGTCACGTTCACACCCGGCGCACGGACCTTCTGGCACCGGCACGAACACGGGCAGATCCTGCAGGTGCTCGCCGGCCGCGGCCGCATCCAGTCGGAGGGCACCGACGTCGAATGGCTTCGCGCCGGCGACACCGTGTGGATCCCGCCGGGGGAACGTCACTGGCACGGCGCCGACGCCGACGCGTTCATGGTGCACGTGGCCATCTCGCTCGGCGAGACGCAGTGGGAGGAGCCGCTCTCCGAAGACGACTACGAGACCGCAACGCCGAAGGGATCCGCCCGATGACCACCGAGAACACCGCGACCACCGAGCACACCACCGTGTACGAGGCCTACGATCGCGGACTCGGGATTCGCCGCGAAGTGCTGGGCGACGCGCATGTCGAGCGCTCGCTGGCGGGGGTCACCGAGTTCACCAGGCCGATCCAGGAGCTGGTCACCGCGTATTGCTGGGGCGAGGTGTGGTCGCGGCCCGGCATCGACCGCAAGACGCGCAGCCTCGTGAACCTCGCCATGCTCACCGCACTGAACCGCAACCACGAGCTCGGCGTGCACGTGCGCGGGGCCGTCAACAATGGCTGCACTCCCGAGGAGATCCGCGAGGTGCTGATCCAGACCGCGATCTACGTGGGGGTCCCTGCCTCGCTGGAGTCGTTCCGCGTGGCCGACCAGGTCATCACGGAGATGCAGCAGGATGACTGAGCACGAACCGTCCACCGCGCGGCCCGCCGTGGGCGTGATCGGCCTGGGGAACATGGGACTGCCGATCGCCCTGAACATGGTCCGCGCCGGCTTCGGCGTGATCGGTGCCGACGTGTCGTCGGAACGGCTCGGGCGACTCGAGCAGGCGGGGGGCCGGCGCGCCGAGACGACCGCAGAGCTGGCCGGCCGGGCAGACGTGATCGTACTGCTGCTTCCCGACTCGAAGGTCGTGACGTCCGTGGTGACGGCGCCCGCGTTCGTGGCCTCGCTGCGGCCGGGCACCGTGATCGTCGACATGAGCTCGTCGGAGCCGATGCGCACCCGCGAACTCGGCGAGGCGCTCCGGGAGCACGGGGTGTCCATGGTGGACGCCCCCGTCTCGGGCGGCGTGAAGGCGGCCGTGGCCGCGCGGCTCACGATCATGGCGGGTGGCGACGCCGACGACCTCGCCGTGGTGCGGCCCGTCCTCGACGCGCTCGGCACCGTCACGCACACCGGTGCGCTCGGTTCGGGTCACGCACTGAAGGCGATCAACAACCTGCTCTCGGCCACCCACCTGTGGGCGACGAGCGAGGCGATGGTGCTCGGCGAGCAGTTCGGACTCGATCCCGCGGTGATGCTCACCGTGCTGAACGGATCGAGCGGCCGGAGCGGGTCGACCGAGAACAAGTGGCCGAACTTCATCCTCCCGGGCACCTTCGACTCAGGCTTCGCACTCCGCCTCATGCTGAAGGACGTCCGCACCGCAGTGGCGCTCGCCGATGAGATCGGGGTGCCCGGCCGTATGGCGCAGCTCACCGAATCGCTCTGGGCCGAGGCATCCGACGGCCTCGCCGCCGACGCGGACCACACCGAGATCGCCCGATGGGTGACCGCGGACGCCGCATCAACGGGCCCTGATCCACGATGACGGAAGCGTCCGGCTCTAGGGTGAGTGACATGCCGACCGAGGTCGAACCTGCGCAGGCGCGGTGGAGCGCACTGCCCATCGCCCGTGTCGCCGCGCCCCTTCGCGAGCAGGTGATCGCCGCCCTCCGGGCGGCCATCCTCGAGTCCGAGCTGAAGCCCGGACAGCGTCTCGTCGAGCGCGAGCTGATCGAACGGCTCGGCGTCTCACGCACGACGGTGCGCGAGGCGATCCGCGAGCTCGCCTCGGAAGGGCTCGTCACCGTCGTTCCACAGAAGGGCGCGCGGGTCAGCTCGCCGTCGTACGAAGATGCCGCCGACCTCTACGAGGTGCGCGCGGCACTCGAATCCCTCGTCGTGCGGCGGTTCGTCGAGCGCGCCGACGACGCGCAGGTGGCGGAGCTCTACGGCACGGTCGACGACTACGACCGGATCGCGCGGGAGACCGGAGACATCCGTGCCGCGCTGCGCGCCAAGGACGAGTTCTACGCCGTCCTCGTGAAGGGCGCCGCGAGTCCGCCACTGCAGCAGCTGCTCGAAGCGATCCAGGCGCGGGTGCGGGTGCTGCGCGTGACGTCCATGTCCCACCCGGGTCGTCTCCGGGCGATCACCGTCGAGATGCGCGACATCGTCGACGCGATCGCCGCGCGCAACGCCGACCGCGCGGCGCGCCTGTGCGGTGAGCACATCGCGATGGCCGCGAGAACCGCGCTCAGCGAGCTCCGGCGCACCGACGAGGCATCCACGCCGTCCGGCTCCCCGATCGAGCTCGACTAGCGCCCATACGCTGAACGCATGGATCTGCGACTCGAACAGCACGTCGCCCTCGTCGTCGGCGGCGCGGGATTCATCGGCAGCGCGATCAGCGAACGCCTCCGGGCGGAGGGCGCCACGGTGATCACCGCTGGGCGAACGTCGGGCGACGTCCGGATGGACGCTGCCGACGAGGCATCCGTGTCCTCCGCGGTCACCGCGGTCCTCGCGGAGCACGGCCGCATCGACGTGCTCGTCGTGACGTCCGCGCCGAGCGCGCGCACGCTCGACCCGGCCCGCCGTTCAGATCCCGAGCTCGTGCTCGACGCGGTCGCGGGCAAGGCGCTGACCTTCCTCCGCGTCGTCAATGCCGTCATGCCGGGCATGGTCGAAGCCGGCTACGGGCGGGTTGTCGGGATCAGCGGCCAGAACGCATTCCTGACCGGGAACCTCGCCGGCGCGGTCCGCAACTCCGCGCTCCTCGTCGCCGCGAAGAACCTGGCCGACGAGGTCGCCGGGTCCGGGGTGACGGTGAACACCGTGAACCCGGGCCAGGTCTCCGACGAGCCGGTCACGGCCGTGGAGATCGGCCGCGGCGGGGAATCGAGCCCCGGGCAGATCGCCGACCTCGTCGCGTTCCTCGCCTCGCCGCTCGCCGGCGCGATCTCGGGCGAGTCGATCGCCATCGGGCACCGCGTCCGCGGGGTCGCCTTCCTCTCCTGAGGCACCATCCGTCATCTCCACCTGTCGCGAGTTCTTGCTCAGGAATCACGCCGCGACACGCCGCTGTTCATAGCGATGCGAACGGCGCGTCGTGACGTACTTCCTGAGCAAGGATTCGGGATGGAAAGGCCGAGCCGAGCGCCGAGCGCTCCTCGCGCACCTCAGTCGTGCCGCGGGAAGCCCAGGTCGAT is a genomic window of Agromyces protaetiae containing:
- a CDS encoding NAD(P)-dependent oxidoreductase, whose amino-acid sequence is MTHGARPVGFIGLGNMGGRMARRLRDAGVDVLGFDPRAGVAEEIGVRAATSSGAVFADASIVLLSLPDDNVVRSVMTDPAVREELRADHLVIDLSTSAPEVSQQLATEVAARGARFLDAGISGGAAAAEAGTLTIMIGGDAADVQRAEPVFAPFASRVIHCGPSGAGHTVKLLNNFLNAVTLSATAEVMVAAKKAGLDLATVLEVINASSGVSFASQKRFPAIIQGDYLEGGLTNTLMLKDVALYLSMLSSLGVASLNAPGPVASFGLARSLGYADRISNTVVDAIGDVSGGIRLHEPTPSEDGTP
- a CDS encoding TRAP transporter small permease, whose translation is MTRLIKAVTVASATLAAVTLAYIAVATIGGVVLRYVFRQPNRFLFESTEFALALTVFLALGYVALRDRNVRVDLIPPRFSRARHVADVFSRFGTSVIAAALAWFAVQMLARDLSTGIKMGSTFGLPRWVLMLALFIGLVLLAANELLSGIQRARQARDAVPAVAMEAGGE
- a CDS encoding zinc-binding dehydrogenase — encoded protein: MANASGTLAYMTEPGRLELRSYDVPEPAPGAIVMRVLRANVCGSELHIWNGKHPQKKSGGLGHEMVGVVVALGDGRTVDNAGEPLQVGDRIVAPYFQTCERCFHCVRGEWNLCDNAYEHYTKSPDEWPHFHTSYATHYYIAPRQYVYKVREDLPDGVAASANCALAQVLFGLDQVGFRPDETVMIQGAGGLGLYATAILAHRGNRVIVVDGVASRLELAKRFGAHETIDIQRVPDSEERRSKVLDLTGGRGPDGAVELTGVPAAFAEGLTTLRRGGTYLVMGNLSPGTTVDYDPGLSTRRALTVRHVDRYEPRYLRTALAFLEETIDLLPYDALVDATFPIEGIEDALNASARREVTRAAIIP
- the dctP gene encoding TRAP transporter substrate-binding protein DctP, giving the protein MSRKNRARTLGVAAFAAALTMTMTGCLGGGAGGGAMAEGGEVTLRLATTQTKDAPENLGLWRIVEKLEEDAPWITIEYVGGPEAITPNDAAENVQSGALDLANVSSAYYTQILPEAEVFDLTPNQPAEDRENGALDLINEWHEEVGLHVLGATISDMAYMLHFGDRWPEIDLENPDLSGWLMRGGPTQQPMLEALGAEVVNMPVGEIYTAMERGTIDGFAAGNTGMYALGIAEPIQASYRAPYLTIRYPLLMNLDTWNSLDERSQEALTDAVAEVERELPEIYGPIIEEEYAQWESEGKEQLLPTEAGIERFQQQARDIGWDLLEARVPRAAEVRAFYEGN
- a CDS encoding SDR family NAD(P)-dependent oxidoreductase, whose amino-acid sequence is MDLRLEQHVALVVGGAGFIGSAISERLRAEGATVITAGRTSGDVRMDAADEASVSSAVTAVLAEHGRIDVLVVTSAPSARTLDPARRSDPELVLDAVAGKALTFLRVVNAVMPGMVEAGYGRVVGISGQNAFLTGNLAGAVRNSALLVAAKNLADEVAGSGVTVNTVNPGQVSDEPVTAVEIGRGGESSPGQIADLVAFLASPLAGAISGESIAIGHRVRGVAFLS
- a CDS encoding NAD(P)-dependent oxidoreductase is translated as MTEHEPSTARPAVGVIGLGNMGLPIALNMVRAGFGVIGADVSSERLGRLEQAGGRRAETTAELAGRADVIVLLLPDSKVVTSVVTAPAFVASLRPGTVIVDMSSSEPMRTRELGEALREHGVSMVDAPVSGGVKAAVAARLTIMAGGDADDLAVVRPVLDALGTVTHTGALGSGHALKAINNLLSATHLWATSEAMVLGEQFGLDPAVMLTVLNGSSGRSGSTENKWPNFILPGTFDSGFALRLMLKDVRTAVALADEIGVPGRMAQLTESLWAEASDGLAADADHTEIARWVTADAASTGPDPR
- a CDS encoding N-acyl homoserine lactonase family protein, with the protein product MTTDVRHRITVVRYGTRTGHRHQMFLNDHLSSVPDAEIDMDYFFWVVDGPAGVFVVDTGFSRAGGAARGRELLADPKDLFAAAGADPASAPTVIVTHGHYDHVGNIDAFGSSTVVMAQAEFDFWTGPLAGRAHFAHSTDASDVAALRQAAASGRLRTFEGRLEVAPGLTLIEVGGHTPGQCIVLVETTEGAVLLTSDAAHYYEELEADRPFAVVADLPAMYEAFDLVNAMVADGTAAHVIAGHDPSVTHRYQRYATGEEVGVVLQIGEPATKEG
- the pcaC gene encoding 4-carboxymuconolactone decarboxylase, with the translated sequence MTTENTATTEHTTVYEAYDRGLGIRREVLGDAHVERSLAGVTEFTRPIQELVTAYCWGEVWSRPGIDRKTRSLVNLAMLTALNRNHELGVHVRGAVNNGCTPEEIREVLIQTAIYVGVPASLESFRVADQVITEMQQDD
- a CDS encoding cupin domain-containing protein, with translation MIITSAHDQAGTAGKKGSQFTGAAYPYLTMPATDGVTINTVTFTPGARTFWHRHEHGQILQVLAGRGRIQSEGTDVEWLRAGDTVWIPPGERHWHGADADAFMVHVAISLGETQWEEPLSEDDYETATPKGSAR
- a CDS encoding SDR family NAD(P)-dependent oxidoreductase, whose product is MEHSGRFSGQVAVVTGGGGGIGSASARRLSQDGAAVVVVDRDLESAQRVVDSLPGQAIAVAADVSEEAGVAEYIDRAVEAFGRVDLHHLNAGIFGGFTELVDQDVAEFDRVMAVNVRGTFLGVRAAFQRYRTQGTRGAVVLTGSIAGHTGSADLLPYQVSKHAVGGLVHAAAVYGGPLGVRVNAVAPGIVPTALFASAGDGQLGGGNDMVRRASTTPLRRAGTPEEMAGVAAFLLSEDAGYVTGQIVVADGGATIVNTVRPSGGAGAWSTGAVDDAMYGEGWGR
- a CDS encoding TRAP transporter large permease produces the protein MGGLDPMGWLVLFVAGLAIMLSLRFPVAIALLVVSAIGAVILYGFGPGIEMTVVSMVSGLATFTLTAIPMFILMGELFFRSGLAFDAIAAVERGLKRLPGRLAFISVGMGALLGVLSGSVMASTAMLGGTLVPEMARRGYSPRLAVGSVLGSGGLAMILPPSTVVIVWGATAGVPVGPLLIAGILPGIAMAIGYAIVVAVWAYFFGGAERPSRRAGASLRPSAPGGPAPAGEASGAPGGALLTRAKTTAAALATASSPAEKQGSLVSLFGMLTIIVGVLLLILFGIATPTEAAAVAVGATVLLLVVFRRLTRAVLVEAFKHTLLATGMIFLIIASAAIYGRVLAGSGSVTAFVEFITGLTGNPTLLLVIMLVIVIILGLFLESIAIVLLTIPLFMPIVAVAGFDPIWFGIIMIVAIQIGTVTPPFGMSLFVIRQYAPTSMTMGDIYKSALPFIASDLLVIAILIAVPGIVTLLPSLM
- a CDS encoding GntR family transcriptional regulator, giving the protein MPTEVEPAQARWSALPIARVAAPLREQVIAALRAAILESELKPGQRLVERELIERLGVSRTTVREAIRELASEGLVTVVPQKGARVSSPSYEDAADLYEVRAALESLVVRRFVERADDAQVAELYGTVDDYDRIARETGDIRAALRAKDEFYAVLVKGAASPPLQQLLEAIQARVRVLRVTSMSHPGRLRAITVEMRDIVDAIAARNADRAARLCGEHIAMAARTALSELRRTDEASTPSGSPIELD